Proteins encoded in a region of the Nilaparvata lugens isolate BPH unplaced genomic scaffold, ASM1435652v1 scaffold7265, whole genome shotgun sequence genome:
- the LOC111046408 gene encoding tubulin alpha chain, which yields VMSGVTASLRFEGSVNVDLREFQTNLIPFPRVHFPLVSYAPLVPAHKARHEQLTVDQITSSCFEPANQMVKCDPRTGKYVGVTLLYRGDVSPSDINNAIGRIKNARSVNFVEWCPTGFK from the coding sequence GTTATGTCCGGTGTGACGGCGTCATTACGTTTTGAGGGATCAGTGAACGTAGACTTGCGTGAGTTCCAAACCAACCTGATCCCGTTTCCGCGAGTTCACTTCCCATTGGTCAGCTATGCGCCACTGGTTCCAGCACATAAAGCACGGCACGAGCAGTTGACTGTGGACCAGATAACCAGTTCATGCTTCGAGCCAGCCAATCAGATGGTCAAATGCGATCCACGCACCGGAAAGTACGTCGGCGTCACGCTGCTCTACAGGGGAGATGTTTCCCCCAGCGATATCAACAACGCTATCGGTCGCATCAAGAATGCACGAAGCGTCAACTTTGTTGAGTGGTGTCCGACCGGATTCAAG